The DNA sequence AGGAAGCTAATGGGAGTTATAAACGTTGCCGTTGAAAGTTATCCGGAGCTTAAGACTTCATCGATTGTTCTTGAACTTACTCAGGCTATTCAGGATATGGAGAACGAAATTGCCCGTCATAGATATACTTACAATAATATAGTTCAGGAAATGAATACAAAGATTGATATGTTTCCTTCAAATCTCGTAGCCTCCATGTTCGGGTTTAAAAAGCTTTCTTACCTTGAATTTGGTGAAGACATAAACAAGACTCCAGATACTACATGGTAAACCATGACGGAGAAAAGATATTTTGGAATTGCCGTTGCTCTTTCTTTTCTTCTTTCGTTGCTTGTTTTCTTTGACTTTCGTTCTTTCTTTTCTTCTTTACTTGTCAATTATACTGCAGATATAACTATAGGTAATACGGTTTCTATCAGGGAAACTTTCGATTATTTTGTAAAAAAAAGTGACAAATATTCAATGCTTTTTAGGAATTGGAAGGTTCCTCTGACTTTTAACGGGGAGGAGCTGAATAACCCTTACATAACGGTTGAATCTTTAAATTCCGCATTTCCATGGTATGTTGTTGATTATAAAAGAAGGGTTTATCTAAAAGTTCCCGATAAAGTGCTTGCTTCCATATGTAAAATCAAGGCTTATAGAAATGAAGTGGGAATTGTTAAAGGGTTGGAGGGAAATAATCTAAAGAAGTTTGATAAAGGTATTTATTCTTTTTCAGCTTTTTATCGTATGTATCCGCCTGTTGAAACAGATGGTAAATTTTCTCATATAAATATTAAGCTTGCCGATGTTCATGTCTATTATTCCAAAGTGAAGATCTTTTTGAAAGATCCAAAACATTTAATAGAAAGATTGTATGTCCATATGCCACATTTTTCTGTTAAAAAGCTGGATAATGGTTATTTTATAAAGGGAAAGTCTCCGAGTGATTCCCTCGTTGAACTTGAAATGGTTTTGAAAGGGAATCCTGTAAAAGGATTCTATAGAAGAGTCTTTAATGTTTCTTTTCTTGCAGAAAAAGCCAATTTCAATCCTTTTGTCTTTTTGATAAAGTTGGTTGATAAACTTATCTTTGTTTCTATATTGGTCTTTCCAATTTTTATGATCTATTACTATGAGCGCTTTGGTAGCGAAAGTTCTGATGCTGTTCCCGAGTATATAAGTTTTATTCCTGATAAAGAAAAGAAACCTTATGTTGTTAATCTTCTTTTTTCGGGTGATGCGACTGTTTGCGATGAAAATGCTTTTTATGCGACTTTACTTGATATGCAAAGGCGTGGATTAATAGATATTAGAAGTGATGGGAATGGAATTATAATAGAAATTCTATCGATGACAACGGAAGATCCTTATGAGCTTTCAGTTCTTTCATTCCTTGAACGTTATGCTGAAGATATTGGTGGAAAAAAGATTTTTATTCCCGAAAGGTTGGAAGTTAAAGTAAAAGAACTTACTAATTCTAAAAGTTTAGAAAGTCTTAAATCAATGAAGGAAGATTTTGATTCCATTTTAAGGTGGAATGATGATTCGATAGTGAATGATTATCTTGATCTTCGCGGTTATAATCTGTTTAGTACTGTTGCTGTTATTTTGATTGTTCTTTTAGTGCTTTTTTCTGCCACAGTGTTAATCAAAAATGACCCTCTCATTGATACTACGTCAGTTGTTGCTCATTGTGCCGTTTTAATAGGGCAGCTTTTAATTTTTCTTTTTCTTCCTCCTCAGATTCTTGGCAGATGGAAAGAGAGAAGGTATAGAGAAAGTTTACTGTGGAAAGGTTTTAAAAATTTTCTGTCTAACATGGCCATGATCAAAAAATATGCTCCGGAAGATATTTCCATATGGAAAGAGTGGCTTATATATGGAACAGCTCTTGGTGTAGCGGATAAGGTTGAAAAGGCAATGAAGGAGCTTAATGTTGATCTTCCTGACGTCGATGTTGAAAGAAGAGTTAGAACACACTTTAGTGTTGTTTATGCAGGTATAGGTAGTGGTATTGCTTCTCTTTCAAAGAGCAGTTCTGGAGGAGACGGGGGATTTGGGGCCGGTGGTGGGTTTGGAGGCGGTGGAGCTGGAGGAAGATAATCAAGTTCGGGAGTGTCCATAGAACTGTGTAAATTCTATCATGCCTCTAACCTCTCTTCGAAAATCACTGACAGCTGCCCGTAGATGATACCCCAATCCTTGATAATACTTCTGTTCCATTTTTTCGCAAGTCCCAGAGCAGCTAAATAGAGGTTCTTTAAAACTGACATATCGCTCGGAAATACCCTCTTTCCATCTGTTACCTTCCTGAACCT is a window from the Desulfurobacterium indicum genome containing:
- a CDS encoding DUF2207 family protein translates to MTEKRYFGIAVALSFLLSLLVFFDFRSFFSSLLVNYTADITIGNTVSIRETFDYFVKKSDKYSMLFRNWKVPLTFNGEELNNPYITVESLNSAFPWYVVDYKRRVYLKVPDKVLASICKIKAYRNEVGIVKGLEGNNLKKFDKGIYSFSAFYRMYPPVETDGKFSHINIKLADVHVYYSKVKIFLKDPKHLIERLYVHMPHFSVKKLDNGYFIKGKSPSDSLVELEMVLKGNPVKGFYRRVFNVSFLAEKANFNPFVFLIKLVDKLIFVSILVFPIFMIYYYERFGSESSDAVPEYISFIPDKEKKPYVVNLLFSGDATVCDENAFYATLLDMQRRGLIDIRSDGNGIIIEILSMTTEDPYELSVLSFLERYAEDIGGKKIFIPERLEVKVKELTNSKSLESLKSMKEDFDSILRWNDDSIVNDYLDLRGYNLFSTVAVILIVLLVLFSATVLIKNDPLIDTTSVVAHCAVLIGQLLIFLFLPPQILGRWKERRYRESLLWKGFKNFLSNMAMIKKYAPEDISIWKEWLIYGTALGVADKVEKAMKELNVDLPDVDVERRVRTHFSVVYAGIGSGIASLSKSSSGGDGGFGAGGGFGGGGAGGR